In Neisseriaceae bacterium CLB008, one genomic interval encodes:
- the hemE gene encoding uroporphyrinogen decarboxylase has protein sequence MTQLKNDTFLRALLKEPVEYTPIWMMRQAGRYLPEYKATRAEAGSFLDLCKNTDLATEVTIQPLERFPLDAAILFSDILTIPDAMGLGLYFAEGEGPKFERPLQHEDAINKLAVPHVEDSLKYVTDAVSSIRKALDGRVPLIGFSGSPFTLACYMVEGGSSKDFRTIKTMMYSRPELLHKILAVNTQAVIDYLNAQIEAGAQAVQIFDSWGGVLSDAAYETFSLNYMQQIIAGLKREHEGRKVPVIVFTKGGGLWLEKMAAIGADALGLDWSCNIGEARQRVGDQVALQGNFDPFALFGTPEAIEAEAARILAAYGHGSGHVFNLGHGINQFTPPEHAAALVEAVHRLSKQYHV, from the coding sequence ATGACACAATTAAAAAATGACACTTTCTTGCGAGCATTACTCAAAGAGCCTGTTGAATACACCCCCATTTGGATGATGCGCCAAGCAGGTCGTTATTTACCTGAGTATAAGGCTACTCGTGCCGAAGCGGGTAGCTTCTTAGATTTATGCAAAAACACCGATTTGGCCACCGAAGTGACCATTCAGCCACTCGAGCGGTTTCCACTAGACGCCGCCATTTTATTTTCTGACATTTTAACCATCCCCGACGCCATGGGCCTAGGTCTATACTTTGCCGAAGGCGAAGGCCCGAAATTTGAACGCCCTTTACAACATGAAGACGCCATCAATAAATTGGCCGTGCCTCATGTAGAAGACAGTTTAAAATACGTGACCGACGCCGTCAGCAGCATCCGTAAAGCCTTAGATGGCCGCGTACCGCTTATTGGCTTCTCTGGCAGCCCGTTCACCTTGGCTTGCTACATGGTTGAAGGCGGCAGTAGCAAAGATTTTCGCACCATTAAAACCATGATGTACAGCCGTCCAGAACTGCTGCACAAAATCTTGGCGGTGAACACTCAAGCCGTGATTGACTATTTAAACGCCCAAATCGAAGCCGGTGCCCAAGCGGTTCAAATTTTTGACTCTTGGGGCGGCGTTTTGAGCGATGCGGCTTATGAAACCTTCAGCCTCAACTACATGCAGCAAATCATCGCTGGCCTGAAACGCGAACACGAAGGCCGTAAAGTACCCGTGATTGTCTTCACCAAAGGCGGCGGCTTATGGCTAGAAAAAATGGCCGCCATCGGCGCCGATGCTTTGGGCCTAGACTGGAGCTGCAATATTGGTGAGGCCCGTCAGCGCGTGGGCGATCAAGTCGCCCTACAAGGCAACTTCGACCCCTTCGCCCTATTTGGCACGCCAGAAGCCATTGAAGCTGAAGCCGCCCGCATTTTGGCCGCCTACGGCCACGGTTCGGGCCACGTGTTCAACCTTGGCCACGGCATCAACCAATTCACGCCACCAGAGCATGCAGCAGCCCTAGTAGAAGCCGTGCATCGTTTATCGAAACAGTATCACGTTTAA
- a CDS encoding primosomal protein N' — translation MTSVYYHQVAIDVPLYRLFTYQASTELAPGTRVLVSFRGKTVCGLVWGHTDTLDVAAHKILPIQSVLADDAPMADAWRALIEFCARYYHHPLGQTAFTALPSGLKQHQSVTLLPPEQYFSLSPAGLTATPPPLAHARKHELWQALAQGPMPLTQLKRLHPQAAKTIDQWQADGWISAHSGPSGRILPSPHQLNPEQQQAVDQISASLGTFAPYLLFGVTGSGKTEVYFQVIAAALTRGLQVLFLLPEINLTPQLLARIQARFEHVDCVVLHSQTAAGERTQNYLAAQNGRAQLIIGTRLSVFTPLPQLGLIVVDEEHDGSFKQDNDLRYQARDLAVWRAKQSACPIILGSATPSLESWQHAKAGHYQLLTLSQRAHSAATLPDVLIEDVGRQFLDNGFSKKTLAALQHNHKEGGLSLVYLNRRGFAPALMCTDCGHSFGCPMCSAKMVFHRLAHHLRCHHCNHVEPVPTACPECGNQDLTAIGQGTQRVEETLQQALPKARIKRVDRDSTSKKNDWDVLYQQIQQQEIDVLVGTQMLSKGHDFGRLNLVVVMNADGGLYSPDFRASEHLFSELAQVSGRSGRAEHKGQVLIQTQVPDHPVFQALKAHDYVRFADEELANRKLFGFSPFQHSIAIKADAPLIHDAIKFLTELKAQLPTPDTVFIMGPAPAFMVRLAGRERAQLFIEGPKRSALHQVAAAAEALLPFLSKPYKDLRWSIDVDPLAY, via the coding sequence ATGACCTCTGTTTACTATCATCAAGTGGCCATCGACGTGCCGCTGTATCGCCTGTTTACCTATCAGGCCAGCACTGAACTTGCGCCTGGCACGCGCGTTTTGGTGTCGTTTCGTGGCAAAACCGTGTGCGGCTTGGTGTGGGGCCATACCGATACCCTAGACGTGGCGGCGCATAAGATTTTGCCCATCCAATCCGTGTTGGCTGACGATGCCCCGATGGCGGATGCTTGGCGCGCCTTAATTGAGTTTTGCGCCCGCTATTACCATCACCCACTCGGACAAACCGCGTTTACGGCGCTGCCCAGCGGCCTGAAGCAGCACCAAAGCGTCACCTTGCTGCCGCCTGAACAATACTTTAGCCTCAGCCCCGCAGGCCTCACCGCAACGCCGCCGCCACTCGCCCATGCGCGTAAGCATGAGCTTTGGCAGGCGCTGGCCCAAGGCCCAATGCCGCTGACCCAGCTCAAACGCCTCCATCCTCAAGCCGCCAAAACCATTGACCAATGGCAGGCGGACGGCTGGATTTCGGCTCACAGTGGGCCCAGCGGCCGTATTTTGCCCAGTCCCCATCAGCTCAACCCCGAACAGCAACAGGCCGTCGACCAAATCAGCGCCAGCCTCGGCACGTTCGCCCCCTACTTACTGTTTGGCGTCACCGGCAGCGGCAAAACCGAAGTGTATTTTCAAGTCATCGCCGCCGCCCTGACGCGCGGCCTGCAAGTGTTGTTTTTATTACCCGAAATCAACCTCACGCCGCAGTTATTGGCGCGTATTCAAGCGCGCTTTGAGCACGTTGACTGCGTGGTATTGCACAGCCAAACTGCCGCTGGCGAGCGCACCCAAAACTATCTGGCGGCCCAAAACGGACGCGCCCAACTCATCATCGGCACCCGCCTCAGCGTCTTCACCCCCTTACCCCAGCTAGGCCTCATTGTGGTCGATGAAGAACACGATGGCTCATTCAAACAAGACAACGACTTACGCTATCAGGCGCGCGACTTAGCCGTGTGGCGCGCGAAGCAAAGCGCCTGCCCCATTATTTTAGGCAGTGCCACCCCCAGCTTAGAGTCGTGGCAACACGCCAAGGCTGGTCACTATCAGCTATTGACCCTCAGCCAGCGCGCCCACAGCGCCGCGACCTTGCCGGACGTATTAATTGAAGACGTCGGCCGTCAGTTTCTCGACAATGGCTTCAGTAAAAAAACCTTGGCAGCGCTACAGCACAACCATAAAGAAGGTGGCTTGAGCCTGGTGTATTTAAATCGGCGCGGCTTTGCACCGGCCTTAATGTGCACCGACTGTGGCCACAGCTTTGGCTGCCCCATGTGTTCAGCCAAAATGGTGTTTCACCGCCTGGCCCATCATTTACGCTGCCATCACTGTAACCACGTCGAGCCCGTGCCCACCGCCTGCCCAGAATGCGGCAACCAAGACTTAACCGCCATTGGCCAAGGCACGCAGCGGGTGGAAGAAACGCTGCAGCAGGCTTTACCCAAGGCCCGCATCAAACGCGTTGACCGCGACAGCACCAGCAAAAAAAATGACTGGGACGTGCTCTATCAACAAATTCAACAGCAGGAAATTGACGTTTTAGTTGGCACCCAAATGCTGTCTAAAGGCCATGACTTTGGTCGGCTGAACTTGGTCGTGGTGATGAATGCCGATGGCGGTTTGTATAGCCCGGACTTTCGCGCCAGCGAGCATTTATTCAGCGAACTGGCTCAGGTTTCTGGCCGCTCTGGCCGAGCCGAACACAAGGGCCAAGTATTGATCCAAACTCAGGTACCCGACCACCCCGTCTTCCAAGCCTTAAAGGCCCATGACTATGTGCGCTTTGCCGACGAAGAGCTGGCCAACCGCAAGCTGTTCGGCTTTAGCCCGTTTCAGCACAGCATCGCCATCAAGGCCGATGCGCCGCTGATTCACGACGCAATTAAGTTTTTAACCGAATTAAAAGCCCAGCTGCCCACACCCGACACGGTGTTCATCATGGGGCCCGCCCCGGCCTTTATGGTGCGCTTGGCCGGGCGCGAACGCGCACAGCTGTTTATCGAGGGCCCTAAACGCAGCGCCCTACATCAGGTGGCCGCAGCCGCAGAGGCCTTATTGCCCTTCCTTTCTAAACCCTATAAAGATTTAAGGTGGTCTATTGATGTTGACCCATTGGCTTACTAA
- a CDS encoding N-acetyltransferase family protein — protein MRLAQASDLQEIMAIYNASLPSGESAADFHTLIQGDQTTWFDAHKQAHHPLYAYYNDEGKMVAWASFSVEHPTNMDRLSAEVSIYLAPEVQNQGLGSEILAFMLSMAPILGIQNVLAIVFASNQASIALFKKYGFAQWGFLPQVSDLHHAKTDVLILGKSVPKLNQP, from the coding sequence ATGAGACTGGCACAAGCATCTGATCTACAAGAGATCATGGCAATTTATAATGCCTCCTTGCCTTCTGGCGAATCCGCAGCCGACTTCCACACCCTGATTCAAGGCGATCAAACCACTTGGTTTGATGCCCACAAGCAGGCCCATCACCCCCTTTACGCCTATTATAATGACGAGGGCAAAATGGTGGCCTGGGCGTCGTTTAGCGTCGAGCACCCCACCAATATGGATCGCCTCAGCGCCGAAGTCAGCATTTATCTGGCGCCCGAAGTCCAAAATCAAGGCCTAGGTTCCGAAATTTTAGCCTTTATGCTCAGCATGGCCCCCATCCTCGGCATCCAAAACGTATTGGCCATCGTATTTGCCAGCAATCAGGCCAGCATTGCCCTGTTTAAAAAATACGGCTTCGCCCAATGGGGCTTTCTACCCCAGGTCAGCGACCTACACCACGCCAAAACCGATGTTTTAATTTTGGGTAAATCAGTCCCTAAACTCAATCAGCCGTAA
- a CDS encoding BCCT family transporter, which translates to MSFIKKLQQSSTLNPYVFLPSIAFILAITIVCSVFPERSQIMLNHAKDLIFDYFSWFYVFTASVFIVFLLFLAFSRIGDIRLGADDEQPEFPFVSWLAMLFAAGMGIGLMYFGVAEPLSHYANPLSSGMDQPQTIKEASLYAFYHWGIHAWGIYAVIGLALTYFGFRYKLPLSVRSGFYPLLKNRINGPIGHGIDTVALCITVFGVCTTLGYGAMQMNAGLFSLNWVGENDFTSNAVLIVVVTALAVMSAMSGVGNGVRRLSEINLVVAVLLMLFVLVTGPTLFVLSGFTENVGYYFSKLVSLSFTNFAYEPEKAGWFRGWTVLYWAWWVSWAPFVGLFIARISRGRTIREFVLGVMFIPSMFNFLWMTVFGNSAIWIDINVANGALSSLVNTPDGLLFAFFQYLPFSTLLSIIAVVIISLFFITSADSSIYVMNSLASGGRGDSPPWQSMFWGILLVVLSLALLRSGGLPALQTMTLIIALPFMGIMLVLCYGMWKGFVVDNQYFRQDFNYGSAFWSGRHWKKQLKQILSQPQQEEAVSFINRIAFPALTALSKELTEYGLDVKVTKKESVPYETELLIKVDSICNFTYGIRIQKVAIHADLLDDDSVPTVENSHSYEPVTFFGDGRLGYDVQYMTKNEIITDVLKQYERYMSLVMDPSNQLMTQNVTKDQLAEEEALREEALQAVEAEAADVVSEAEAERAQTGEADDAPSAAADESQAEPVVAPVVDQFEVEIPAESAVAVEEADSKADKR; encoded by the coding sequence TTGAGTTTTATTAAAAAACTACAGCAATCATCTACTCTAAACCCCTATGTTTTTCTCCCCAGCATTGCCTTTATCTTGGCGATCACTATTGTTTGTTCGGTCTTTCCTGAGCGTTCGCAAATCATGCTCAATCACGCTAAAGACCTCATTTTCGATTATTTCAGCTGGTTTTACGTCTTTACCGCTTCGGTTTTTATTGTGTTTCTCTTGTTCCTGGCCTTTAGCCGCATTGGCGACATCCGCCTAGGCGCCGACGATGAGCAGCCCGAGTTCCCCTTTGTGTCTTGGTTGGCCATGCTGTTTGCCGCAGGGATGGGGATTGGCCTCATGTATTTTGGCGTGGCCGAACCGCTGTCGCACTATGCCAACCCGTTGAGTTCGGGCATGGACCAGCCACAAACCATTAAAGAAGCCTCGCTGTACGCCTTCTATCACTGGGGCATTCACGCCTGGGGTATTTATGCCGTGATTGGCTTGGCGCTGACCTATTTTGGCTTTCGCTACAAGCTGCCGTTGAGCGTGCGCTCCGGCTTTTATCCTCTGTTAAAAAACCGCATCAATGGCCCGATTGGTCATGGCATCGACACCGTGGCTTTGTGCATTACCGTGTTCGGTGTGTGTACGACTTTAGGCTATGGCGCCATGCAGATGAATGCAGGCCTATTTAGCTTAAATTGGGTCGGCGAGAACGACTTTACTTCCAATGCCGTACTCATTGTGGTGGTGACGGCATTGGCGGTGATGTCTGCCATGTCGGGTGTGGGCAATGGCGTGCGCCGTTTGAGTGAAATTAACTTGGTGGTGGCGGTATTGCTGATGCTGTTCGTATTGGTGACCGGCCCGACGCTGTTTGTGCTGTCAGGTTTTACCGAAAACGTGGGCTATTATTTCAGTAAGCTGGTGAGCCTAAGCTTTACCAACTTTGCCTATGAGCCAGAAAAAGCCGGTTGGTTTCGCGGCTGGACGGTGCTGTATTGGGCTTGGTGGGTGTCTTGGGCGCCTTTTGTTGGCCTCTTTATTGCGCGCATTTCGCGCGGGCGCACCATTCGCGAGTTCGTGCTTGGGGTGATGTTCATCCCCTCGATGTTTAACTTTTTATGGATGACGGTGTTTGGCAACAGCGCTATTTGGATTGACATCAACGTGGCCAACGGTGCCTTGAGTAGCTTGGTCAATACGCCTGACGGTCTGCTGTTTGCGTTTTTCCAATACTTGCCGTTCTCGACCTTACTCAGCATCATTGCGGTTGTCATCATTTCGCTGTTTTTCATTACTTCAGCCGACTCCAGTATTTACGTGATGAACTCGTTGGCTTCAGGCGGTCGCGGCGATTCGCCACCGTGGCAAAGCATGTTTTGGGGTATTTTACTGGTGGTGCTGTCGCTGGCGTTATTGCGCTCAGGCGGGCTGCCAGCCTTGCAGACCATGACGCTGATCATCGCGCTGCCCTTTATGGGCATCATGCTGGTGCTGTGTTATGGGATGTGGAAGGGCTTTGTGGTCGACAATCAATACTTTAGGCAAGACTTTAACTATGGCAGTGCGTTTTGGAGCGGGCGTCATTGGAAGAAGCAGCTGAAGCAAATTTTGAGCCAGCCACAGCAAGAGGAGGCCGTGTCCTTCATCAATCGTATTGCTTTTCCTGCATTGACGGCCCTATCTAAAGAGTTGACTGAATACGGCTTAGACGTGAAGGTGACCAAAAAAGAAAGCGTGCCGTATGAAACCGAACTGCTGATTAAGGTGGATTCTATTTGTAACTTTACCTACGGTATTCGTATTCAGAAGGTCGCGATTCACGCCGACCTCTTGGATGATGATTCGGTGCCAACGGTAGAAAATAGCCACAGCTATGAGCCGGTGACCTTCTTTGGTGACGGTCGTTTAGGCTATGACGTGCAATACATGACCAAAAATGAAATCATCACCGACGTGTTGAAGCAGTATGAACGCTACATGAGCTTGGTGATGGATCCATCTAACCAGTTGATGACGCAAAACGTCACCAAGGATCAGCTGGCTGAAGAAGAGGCTTTGCGTGAAGAAGCGCTGCAAGCGGTAGAAGCTGAAGCTGCTGATGTGGTCTCTGAAGCAGAGGCTGAGCGGGCGCAGACTGGCGAGGCCGATGACGCGCCAAGCGCTGCGGCTGATGAATCACAGGCTGAGCCTGTGGTGGCACCGGTGGTGGATCAGTTTGAGGTAGAAATTCCAGCTGAGTCTGCTGTAGCGGTTGAAGAGGCCGATAGCAAGGCTGACAAGCGTTAA
- a CDS encoding DUF2147 domain-containing protein, producing the protein MSKLWLVLLAGLSSVSMAQGIVGKWQTIDDETKKPKGVVEIVESGGVFQGRVTQLYAGALNQCSGCTGAQKDAPIVGMTVVSGLKQTKEGQYEGGKVFDPKSGKTYSAKAKLTNNGDALELRGFVGVSLLGRTQTWKRLN; encoded by the coding sequence ATGAGTAAATTATGGTTGGTATTGTTGGCAGGCTTGAGCAGCGTCAGCATGGCTCAAGGTATTGTGGGGAAATGGCAGACGATTGACGACGAAACCAAAAAACCTAAGGGCGTGGTGGAGATCGTTGAGTCAGGCGGCGTGTTTCAAGGCCGAGTCACGCAGCTGTATGCTGGCGCTTTAAATCAGTGCAGCGGCTGTACCGGCGCCCAAAAAGATGCGCCCATCGTGGGCATGACGGTGGTGTCGGGCCTGAAGCAAACCAAAGAAGGCCAATATGAGGGCGGTAAGGTATTCGATCCGAAAAGCGGCAAGACCTACAGCGCTAAGGCCAAGCTGACCAATAATGGAGATGCCCTAGAGCTGCGTGGCTTTGTGGGTGTGTCCCTGTTGGGCCGTACCCAAACCTGGAAGCGCCTCAACTAG
- a CDS encoding GNAT family N-acetyltransferase yields MLTTSDLTSPIYAQAVALRTAVFIQEQGIAAELELDDLEASCVHMLLAAPDAPMTALACCRVHALGEGVLKVQRVAVPLAQRGRHYGVRLMQEVAQWARAQGYTQLVLGAQTSVLGFYQNLGYEVTSAPYLSVGLWHQDMALRLD; encoded by the coding sequence TTGTTGACGACAAGCGATTTAACCAGTCCCATTTATGCCCAGGCCGTGGCGCTGCGCACGGCGGTGTTCATTCAGGAGCAGGGCATTGCGGCCGAGCTGGAGCTAGACGATTTAGAGGCCAGCTGCGTGCACATGCTGTTGGCGGCGCCCGACGCCCCGATGACGGCCTTGGCCTGCTGCCGCGTGCATGCCCTAGGTGAGGGGGTGTTAAAGGTTCAGCGGGTGGCCGTGCCTTTGGCGCAACGTGGGCGGCATTATGGCGTTCGCTTAATGCAAGAGGTGGCGCAATGGGCGCGGGCACAAGGGTATACGCAGCTGGTTTTAGGCGCGCAAACCAGTGTGCTAGGGTTTTATCAAAACCTAGGCTATGAGGTGACTTCGGCGCCGTATTTAAGCGTGGGATTGTGGCATCAAGATATGGCCCTTAGGCTGGATTGA
- a CDS encoding peptidoglycan DD-metalloendopeptidase family protein produces MRIFSLSPQKVMHTLGVVGLIAVLSACGSNNAPVTRGNSSGPAPAGYYRVKPGDNLYRIGMKHGQTVTALQRLNGLSDPSKIEIGQLIKVSGNAKAPANAGKKPAANNKGNSNANANTAALKTNIKLQWPVQGQVITRFDGRANKGIDIAGSVGTPIKAAAAGTVIYVGEEVRGYGKLVMIRHDARTLTAYAHNNSTSVSLNQRVSAGQQIATMGSTGTNRVKSHFELRIQGKAVNPMPYLN; encoded by the coding sequence ATGCGTATTTTTTCATTGAGTCCCCAAAAAGTCATGCACACCCTAGGTGTGGTCGGTTTAATCGCGGTATTGAGCGCCTGCGGCAGCAATAACGCGCCCGTGACCCGCGGCAATAGTTCTGGGCCTGCGCCCGCTGGCTACTATCGGGTGAAGCCAGGCGATAACCTATACCGAATTGGGATGAAGCATGGACAAACCGTAACGGCTCTACAGCGCTTAAATGGCCTGTCTGACCCCTCTAAAATTGAAATAGGGCAGTTGATTAAGGTGAGCGGTAACGCTAAGGCACCGGCCAATGCGGGTAAAAAGCCTGCCGCCAACAATAAGGGTAACAGCAATGCCAACGCTAATACGGCTGCATTGAAAACCAATATTAAGCTCCAGTGGCCGGTTCAAGGGCAGGTGATCACGCGCTTTGACGGTCGTGCCAATAAGGGCATCGACATCGCCGGTAGCGTGGGGACGCCGATTAAGGCCGCCGCAGCCGGTACGGTGATTTACGTGGGTGAAGAGGTACGTGGCTACGGTAAGCTGGTGATGATTCGCCACGATGCACGTACTTTAACTGCTTATGCCCACAATAACAGTACCAGCGTCAGCCTGAATCAACGCGTCAGCGCCGGCCAGCAAATTGCCACCATGGGCAGCACCGGTACCAACCGCGTCAAATCACATTTTGAATTACGTATTCAAGGCAAGGCTGTGAACCCTATGCCGTATTTGAATTAA
- a CDS encoding PEP/pyruvate-binding domain-containing protein, whose translation MINRSLRTSWLLALGLAVAVGASHAQTGQKPSYYGHLQQSNLIPPLMPEQTAAKTQQDSLAKVTSRQDFDVLARVYEQGTPFEIPHILFVIDRQDHNRIDYVNTPKHQLHERFVTHLLGTKPSKSALKSYYYEPDRRYVFGTLSWRQNIRAFTYEFWEGDKLTPELLRLTDAQLKRTFYAPVQFKTNSSWHQQVGTAVGLNYVTQEALIKEQHFMALNPGLAVGRLKLVQSEADLATVGEHDIVILKEVPLSLPPVAAVINEQPSTILSHVNLLTKGWRVPNIYLKDASKIMGSMLNQNVTLKVGANHYSLAPAAEGQLQRRTAVAHLPQPNLTDAQLRPLSQLDRKDHQYCGSKAANLGAIKQGTSGLNVPDGFCIPFAQFQQFMDQQGITAASLNQMEAQFEGDVAKRKAGLAALRQRIMAAPVEPEWVRGWAKQWQQQLQGQGVFVRSSSNSEDLPNFSGAGLYQTVPNVTTEPALAEAVKTVWASVFHFEAYEARRVAGFPQDSVKMSVLVQQAINADASGVMVTLDPFDESRKGVMYLAAKRGIGIRVVEGKRIAEQVLYTHRSGSVQVLTHSADEVALQLDDQGGVVEVPLSGAPAVLDEATIKQLAAASVAIKTLFGEEEQDIEWAIKDGEVLILQARPYIRQIPLKQPLAVGLSIALLSLANLTEAGAP comes from the coding sequence ATGATCAATCGATCTTTACGTACTTCTTGGCTGCTGGCTTTGGGTCTTGCTGTAGCCGTTGGGGCCAGCCATGCCCAAACGGGCCAAAAGCCTTCTTATTATGGTCATTTACAGCAAAGCAATCTGATTCCGCCGCTGATGCCAGAGCAAACGGCCGCAAAAACCCAGCAAGACAGCCTAGCCAAAGTCACCAGTCGGCAGGATTTTGACGTGCTGGCGCGGGTGTACGAACAGGGTACGCCGTTTGAAATTCCCCATATTTTGTTTGTGATCGATCGTCAGGATCACAATCGAATTGACTATGTGAATACGCCAAAACATCAGCTGCACGAGCGTTTTGTGACCCACCTATTGGGTACAAAACCGAGCAAAAGCGCTTTGAAAAGCTATTATTATGAGCCTGATCGCCGCTATGTGTTTGGCACGCTCAGCTGGCGCCAAAATATTCGCGCCTTTACCTATGAATTTTGGGAAGGCGATAAGCTGACCCCTGAGCTGCTGCGCCTCACCGATGCGCAGCTGAAGCGCACGTTTTATGCGCCAGTGCAGTTTAAAACCAATTCGTCCTGGCATCAGCAAGTCGGCACGGCCGTGGGCTTGAACTACGTGACCCAAGAAGCCTTAATCAAAGAGCAACACTTCATGGCCTTGAATCCAGGCTTGGCCGTAGGGCGATTGAAGCTGGTGCAGTCCGAGGCCGATTTGGCTACGGTGGGTGAGCACGATATTGTGATTTTAAAAGAAGTGCCGTTGAGCCTGCCGCCGGTGGCCGCCGTGATCAACGAGCAGCCTTCTACCATTTTGTCTCACGTCAATTTGCTGACCAAGGGCTGGCGAGTCCCCAATATTTATTTAAAAGACGCCAGTAAAATCATGGGGTCTATGCTGAATCAAAACGTCACTCTTAAAGTGGGTGCCAACCATTACAGCCTGGCACCGGCTGCCGAAGGCCAGCTGCAGCGGCGCACGGCGGTGGCTCATTTACCCCAGCCTAATCTGACCGACGCTCAGTTAAGGCCTTTGAGCCAGTTGGATCGTAAAGACCATCAATACTGTGGCAGCAAGGCTGCCAATTTAGGAGCGATCAAGCAAGGTACCTCGGGCTTGAACGTGCCGGATGGTTTTTGTATTCCGTTTGCGCAATTCCAGCAGTTCATGGATCAGCAAGGCATCACGGCTGCGTCTTTGAACCAAATGGAAGCCCAGTTTGAAGGTGACGTCGCCAAGCGTAAAGCGGGCCTAGCGGCACTACGCCAGCGCATCATGGCCGCGCCTGTGGAGCCTGAGTGGGTGCGCGGCTGGGCCAAGCAATGGCAGCAGCAGTTACAGGGTCAGGGCGTATTTGTGCGCAGCTCTTCCAATTCGGAAGACTTGCCAAATTTCAGCGGTGCGGGTCTGTATCAAACGGTGCCGAACGTGACTACTGAACCGGCTTTGGCCGAGGCGGTTAAAACCGTGTGGGCTTCGGTGTTTCATTTTGAAGCCTATGAAGCCAGACGCGTGGCGGGCTTCCCGCAAGACAGCGTCAAAATGAGCGTGTTGGTTCAGCAGGCGATTAATGCCGATGCTTCGGGCGTGATGGTGACCTTAGATCCATTTGACGAAAGCCGTAAAGGGGTGATGTATTTGGCCGCTAAGCGCGGTATCGGCATTCGGGTGGTGGAGGGTAAGCGCATTGCTGAGCAAGTGCTGTATACCCACCGCAGCGGCAGCGTACAGGTATTGACGCACTCGGCCGATGAGGTTGCCCTACAGCTAGATGATCAGGGCGGCGTGGTCGAAGTGCCTTTATCTGGTGCGCCTGCGGTGCTGGATGAAGCCACCATTAAGCAATTGGCTGCGGCCAGCGTGGCGATTAAAACGCTGTTTGGAGAAGAGGAACAAGACATTGAATGGGCGATTAAAGATGGTGAAGTACTGATCTTACAGGCCCGACCCTATATTCGGCAGATACCGTTGAAACAGCCTTTGGCCGTAGGTTTAAGTATTGCTTTGCTCAGCCTAGCCAACTTGACCGAGGCTGGTGCGCCTTAG